DNA sequence from the Halococcus salsus genome:
TGTCGGTCATAGAACGGGCTCCGTCGGAGCGTGCGTTGGTCCGTCGGTTGCTCACGGGGATGGATGAGCTGGTAGACCTCTCGATACTGTTGGGCCCCCCGACCGTACGTGAACTCCCGACTCCCCGCGTGGGGCTGGAATCGGCTGATGTGAGCGGGGGTGGCGTCGATCCGGTCGCCGTCGAGCCGTGGAACACCGTTCTCCATCCACTCGGCGACGACGCTCCCCGCGCCGCCGGACTGCGTTACCCAGATGGCGAGCGACCACCAGAGTCCCTCGGTGCCCTCGTCGGGACCGAGGATCGGCATCCCGTCCGGCGTGAAGCAGAACATACCGTTGATCTGTTTCTCCCAGTCACAGTCGTCGAACGCCGGCACGAGTTCGCGAGCGGCATCGTACGCGGATTTCTCGTGGTCGGGATGGGTGTTCTCGTAGAAGTGCTCGGCCGTGAACTCCCGAAGGGAGGGATATTCGAGCCCGAGGTCGTCGAGCTTCTCCGGTCCGTAGATGTCCGCCGGATCCACGAGCAGCGGTTCGTGGTTGTACGACCCGACACCGTACGATTCGCCGTGCTGGCGGAAGTACTCGGAGAAGTCCTGATGTCGGAGGAGTGGCTGTTCGATCTCCCGTTCGGCCCCGGCGAGCTCCTCCAACGGCTCGCTCACGAGGTACTGGTGTGAGCAGGGGACGAGCGGGATATCGGTATCGACCATCTCGCCGAACAGGGGCCCCCAGATGTTCGTGGCCACCAGGACCTCGTCGCAGTCGATCGGACCGTCCTCGGTGACGACCGCCTCGACCGCCCCGTTTTCGGTCTCGATGCCGGTGACGAGCGTGTTCCCGTAGAACTCGTGCCCGGCGTCGCGAGCGCGTTCGGCCATCTCCCGGGAGGCATCGACGGCGTGCGCTTTCCCGTCCGTCGGGAGGTAGTACCCGCCGTGAATGACCTCCTCGTCTATCTGCGGAACGCGCTCGGCTATCTCGGCTGGCGAGAGGAGTTCGCCACCGTCGAACCCGTAGGACTGGCCCCACTCGCGTTTTCGCTTCAGGTGGTCCCACCGGTCCTCGGTGTACGCGACTTCGATCCCACCCGACATGCGATAGCTGTCGAGGTCGTAGTAGAGGTCACGCGTGTACGCAGCCATGTGGCTCATCATCTTCCCGCCGGAGGTCTGATACACCAATCCCGGTGCGTGCGAGGTCGAGCCGCCGGTCTCGAACAGTGGCCCCTGATCCACCACGACCACGTCCTCCCGACCCTGCTCGGCGAGGTGATACGCCGCCGAACAGCCGACACAGCCCGCTCCCACAACGACGGTTCCAGCCCGCTCGGGTACGGTATCGTCTCTACCCATACTTCGTTATCGCTCCGCCGTCTATGATAAACAACCGGGTGAGTTATTGGAGCCGTTTAGTAGACGGGGGTGGTCGATGCCCGAAGCGAGTACAGTAGTGGTGGAGAAAGTTCGGAATTACACAATACGACGAAGCGACGACCCAACAGCATGAGCCGGCATCGGTACCGAAGGGATGCTGTGAGACGACCGAGTCTGACTTATAGGGGTTCGGTTATGGCGACGAACTACTAACCGACGGCAAAGATAATGGACTTCCCATGTTCGCCGCTCGGACAGCGCAAAACGGAGACGAGACGGGACCCTCCACGACAGCGGAGGAGGGGTGAACGATGTCCGTCGAAAGCCACTCCAGGACGGCGGCCGAGGTGACCGACGAGTTGCTCACCGGTCCTCGATTCGAGTTGATGCCCTTCGAGAGCTTCGAAGGACAGCTAGAACACCTGCCGGAAGGGGCGACCATCGCCATCACCACGTCGCCGCAGCTCGGTCTCGACGCGACGGTCGAGCAGGCCGAGATGGCCGCTGCGCGTGGGTTCGACGTGAGTCCGCACATCGCCGCGCGGTACGTGCGGGACGAGGACCACCTGACCGAGATCGCTCGCCGTCTCACCGAGGCTGGCGTCACGGACATCTTCGTTCCGGGTGGCGACCGTGAGGAACCGGCGGGGGAGTTCGACTCAGCATACGAACTCCTGACCACGCTCTCAGACATCGAGTACTCGTTCGAAGAGGTGGGGATCACCGGCTATCCGGAGGGCCACGACTTCCTCTCGGATCGGGTCCTGGCCGAAGCGATGGAGAAGAAGGCACCGTTCGCGACGTACATCGTGACCCAGCTCTGCTACGACCCCGACGCCGTCATCGAGTGGATAGAGGAAGTTCGAGGTCGTGGCGTCGACCTCCCCATCGAGGTCGGCATACCGGGGGTCATGAAGTACCAACGGTTGCTGAGCATCTCACAGAAGGTCGGCGTCGGCGATTCCGTCCGCTTTCTGAAGAAGACGACCGGTATCGTCGGATTCGTTCGGCAACTCGTCGGGTCACGCGGCAAGTACACCCCCGACGACCTCATCGAAGGGCTCACACCGTACGCTACCGACCCCGAGTACGGTATCCGGGGCGTCCACATCTACACCTTCAATCAGACGTCCGACACCGAGTCCTGGCGATGGGGGGCTTTGAGCCAGTAATCAGTACGAGAGCCTCGGTAGAAAGCCCAAAGGGTTCGGTTACGATCCGTTTCCACCGTCGAATCGAATTTCAATTCAGGAGGGAACATCCCCTCGAATCGTATACGTTTCGGGTGTGGATCGACGATTCCGTAGATCGTCTACCTATCCGCGCGGCGGGGGGCAGGTGATAAAGGGGTGTCTTCTTTAACTATTGATCTTATGCTCCGTGCAGCGGGATTCACAGGCGATGTCGGAGAACCAACCGGCGAGTAGGGAAGGCGAATCGCATCCGAACCATCCGAACGTCGACCAATCGGACCGAACCGTCCCGCGGAACCTGCGTCAGTCAGGCGACCCGGGCATCGAGATGCTGGTCTCGACCCGTGTGCGAAAGTCGCCGTTCTTCCACAAGTCCTTCGGCGAGGAGGGCGCGTGGCGCGCGACGGTCTACAACCGCATCTACCACCCGCGTGGCTACGTCGAACCCGAAGAGGGCGGTACCAGCGTCGAACATGACGCCCTCGTCAACCGTGTGACCCTCTGGGACGTCGCCGTCGAGCGCCAGATCCGCGTGAAGGGTCCCGACGCCGAAGCCTTCGTCAACTACGTCATCACGCGCGACGCGACCGAGATCGACGTGATGGCCGGCAAGTACGTCATCCTCTGCAACGAGGACGGTGGCGTTCTGAACGACCCGGTGCTCCTTCGCCCTGAGGAGGACGAGTTCTGGTTTTCGATCTCGGATTCCACCCTGATGCAGTGGCTCCAGGGCGTCAACGTCGGCGAGGACTACGACGTTGAGATCGACGAGATCGACGTCGCCCCGATGCAGATCCAGGGGCCCCTCTCCGAGGACGTGATGCGGGAGCTCGTCGGCGACGCCGTGAGCGACGTGCCCTACTACGGCCTGATGGCGGCCGAAGTCAACGGCTGTGATATCCTGATCAGCCAGACCGGGTTCTCGGGCGAGAAGGGCTACGAGATCTACGTTACGGAAGCGATGAAGAACGCGGACGCCGTTTGGGACCCGGTCGCCGAGACGGTGAAGGACCACGACGGCATGGTGATCGCGCCGGGCCACCAGCGCCGCATCGCCGCGGGCATCCTCTCGTGGGGCCAAGACTTGGACCACGAGACCTCGCCGTTCCAGGTCAACCTCGAATACCAAGTCCCGGACGACAAGGACGCCGATTACGTCGGGAAGGAGGAACTCGAACGCCAACAGGAGATGGTCGAGAACGGCGAGTACCCCTTCACACAGAAGATGGTGGGGCTCAAACTCGGTGGTGAACCGATCCGGGACTACCCCTCGGACTTCTGGCTGGTCTCGGATCCCGAGACGGGCGAGGAGTGTGGCTACGTCACGTCGGCGTGGTACAACCCCGAACTCGAAACCAACATCGCGCTGGCGCACGTCCCGGCCGAAAAGCTCGACGGTGACATCCGGGAAGTCTACGATGGCGAGATCGACACCGAGTTCGAGGTCCACCTCCCCGACGAGTACGCCGAAGCGCCGGGCGAACCGGTGTTCGCCATGGTCGCGGAAGTGCCGTTCAAGGAGTCGGTGAACCTGAGCGCGCGCGAGCAGGCCAAGCTCAGTGCCAAACAGGAAGCGAGCGAGTAACGTCCGCCCGCGAGTAACCCCGCTTCCCCGCACCGCAAGCGGGTTCGACGATTCTTTCGTGGTCTCGGATCCCCCGGAAGTGCAAGGGCGATGGAGCTTCAAACCCGAACAGAGGACTCTCCTTTTCTAGTAGGGAGGAACCGTCAGTCCGTCCGTAACGTGTCTTCCGCGGTGGCGATGGCAGCGGCGTTCTCGGCCACCTCGTGGACACGGACGATGTCGACACCACGGTCGACCGCCAGCGCCGTCGCAGCGACGGTCGGCATGAGGCGGTCGTCGGGATCGGTTCCCGCAGGTTCGAACATCGACTTCTGGGAGTGGCCGATCATGAGGGGGGTCCCCAATGCCCGGAACTCGTCCAGTCGGTCAAGTAGGGCAAAGCTTTCGGCTCTACTCTTCCCGAAGCCGAGCCCGGGGTCGACGATGAGATTCGAACGGTCGATACCCGCCCGCTCGGCAAGCAGAACGCGTTCGGTGAGGGCTTCCAGTACGTCGTGTACCACGTCGTCGTATGCGTACCGATGGTCGGGGTCGACGGGTGCCGAGAGGCTGTGCATCAGCACGGCTGGGACGTCGAAGTCGGCGACCACGCGACGCATCGCGGCGTCTTCGAGCCCGGTCACGTCGTTCACCAGGTCCGCGCCGGCCTCCAACGCCGCCTCGGCGACCGGTGGCTTCCGCGTATCGATCGATATCAACGCATTGAGGTCGTCGAGTCGCTCGATGACCGGGAGGACACGGTCGCGTTCCCTGGCGGCCGAAACCGGCTCGGCCCCCGGTCGAGTGGACTCCCCACCGACGTCCACGATCCCCGCCCCGGCCGCGACCATCCCCTCGGCCCGGTCGACCGCGGACTGAACGGCTCGATAGTCGCCACCGTCGTGAAACGAATCCGGTGTCACGTTCAGGATCCCCATGACCGTGGTTTCCTCGTCCCAGGGGTATCCGCTGGCGGTTCCCGCGGTATCCCCTCCGACCCCGGAATCGAGTTCGAGGGCCCCGCTCAACTCCGCAGCGAGAGCTCCCTCGCCTCGGTCACGCAGTCGCTGAACGAGCCTCCGGAAGTGACTGCGACTCCCCGAGAGAACCACACTGATCTGTTCGTGGTCGAGAACGCCGGAGACGGCACACGAACCGCCGATCGAGAGCATGACCTTCTCGAGGGTAGCGGCCTCCTCGCGCCGGACCTGTATTCGAAGGGTACGATGGACGAGTCGGTCGACGTGTTCGTCCCGCTCTTTCGTCGGTACGTCCGAATTTCTCAGTGCCGACCGAGCGCGCCTCGTCGAACTCGTCGAGAGCGGCGTCGTCGTTCGCGTCCACCGGTCACGGGCCTCGGCGACGGCGTACAACGAACCCGTCGTCACGACGCAATCGTCGGGACCGGCAGCGTGGATGGCCGAATCGAGTGCAGCCCGGATCGAATCCCGCTTCACGACGTCCGCGTCGGTCTCGCGTCGGAAGACGCCGGCGAGGGTGTCCAGTCCCTGCGAGCGGTCGACGGCGGGTTCGGCGAGGAACGCTCGGTCCGTCGAGGGGAGGGAGCGACAGACGCGTCGATGGTCCTTGTCCCGCATCGCCCCGAACACCAGGTACAGGTCGTCGTACTCGAACCGGTCTAGGAGGGTCGCGAGCTTTTCGGTGGCGTCCGGGTTGTGTGCCCCATCGAGAACCACGAGCGGGTCGTGGCGCATGATCTCGAATCGACCCGGCCAGTGAACGTTTCGGATACCGCTCTCGATGGTCGATTCGCCGACCGTCGTTCCGAGGTAGTTTCCGACCTGCCGTGCGATCGTCGCGGCGATGCCGGCGTTTACCGCCTGGTGGCCCCCGAGCAACGGCGTCGGCGTTCGAACGTCCCAATCCGGGCCGACGAGCGAGACACGGGACTCCGTCCTCGAGACCATCCCCGTCTCGCTCGCGACGACATCCGCTCCCTCGCTTCCGACGGTGACGGTGTCCGTCTCCGCTTCGATCGCTTCGAGTGCGCTCCCGGTCGCTCCGGTCACGAGACGCACGTCCGACGGAGCGATCTGTACCTGGTCACGAGCGATCGCCTCGACCGTGTCGCCGAGGATGTCCGTGTGTTCGAGGCTCACCGACGTCACAGCCGCCGCCACCGGGTCGACGACGCTCGTCGCGTCGTATCGGCCACCGATCCCGACTTCGAGGATGGCTACGTCGACCTCCTTTCGGTCGAAGTACCAGAGCGCGAGAGCCGTGAAGGTCTCAAAGAACGTCGGTGCGTCGTCCTCGACCGACATCTCGGTTACGTGCGGCCAGACCCGCTCCACGAAGCGTCCCACCGCCGACTTCGGGATCTTTCGCCCCCGAACCCGGATCCGCTCGCGAAGGTCACTCAGGTCCGGGGAGGTGTAGAGACCGACGTCGAGCCCCGCTTCGTCGAGGATCCCCTCCAGAACGCGGGCCGTGCTTCCCTTGCCGTTCGACCCGGCGATCTGGACGGCGGTCATCCCTTCGTGGGGATTGTCGAGGGAGTCGAGTAGGGTAGCCGTCGTCGCCGTCCCCAGCTTCGGGCGAACGCGGCGTAACCGTTCCAAAGCGTTCCTCGCGACGTAGTACTCCATCTCCCGGACTTGGGAGGGACGTCGTCAAAAAGTCCGCTCCGAGTATATGAACGCTTTTTAATGACGTTGCTCGGTTTCGTCCATCCTAGGCGGGCCGCGGTCGAACCCGAGTGACTGTCGTGTCTCGGGCGGCGCGAAGCACATCAGGGAAGCCGGAAGACCCGTGGTCGGACCGGGGGTCGTTCACTCCTCGATGAGCGTCGTTTCGAGTAGGGCGGCGACGCCACGACGGAGGCGACCACCGACGGCCGTCGGCGAGATGTCGAGCTTCTCGGCCAACCCCTCCAGCGAGATCTGTCGAGGCTCCTCGAAGTATCCCTCCTCGTAGGCCGTGAGCAACGTCTCGAGCTGTGGGTCGGTGAGGGTCGTCAGGTCCGAACTGTTCCACGGCTGGTGGCGGAATATTCGCTGCAGCTCGAACGAGATGTCGCTCTCCTCACAGAACCCCCACAGGTCCGAGATGTCCTTTCGGTTCTGGAACTGGAGCCGAAGGGTCCACCCAGTCGAGTCACTCGTGGCTTCACGCATCAGCCCACCCAGCTCGAACGTCTTCGGGGAGAGGAGTATCGTCTCCGGCGTGTGCTGGAGTTGATAGACCGATCCGGACTCGGAGCTAGCTATCGTCTCCCACTCGGCGACGGTGTGGTCCGATTCGAACGCGGACTCCACGGACCCGTCGTCCTGCTCGACGAAGAAGAAAAAGAGGTCCGTCTCGGGGTCGGTCGCCGCCTGTGGCATGACACGGATCGTGGTCTCGGGGTTTGCCCGTATCGTCGGCGACAGCGCGAGGTCCGGGTGGGCGACGTGTACCAGCGCGATGACGCTCACGACCCGTTCCTCCCGGTACGGTGCCCGTCGGTTCCGTCCTCGATCCCGTGTCGGCTGCGAGGAACGTTGACACGCGCTTTCGTAGCCCCGTCACCAGCGCGTCTCCACGTACTCCGTGGGCCCACCGAACGATACGGACCGTAACGTCGACGCCCCTCGTTCGCTCCATCAACGACGCTCGATAACACAGTACTCATCAAGATGCCTGTAGTCGTGTCTCCGGGGGGACTTATACCTTTACCCCACGCCGAATTCTCAGTCGTGAGATAAACGTCTCTGGGGAATAACAGCCCCCTACGAGCGAATTCTGGACGTTTCACCGTCTCTCATCGTGAGCCGGGCCGAGGGGTCGTAGTGGTTTCAGTCGCCGAGTTGGGGCCGGTTCGGATGTGTCGTTCACGTCGTTCGCTGGAATCGGCTTGGAGTACGTGTCGTCGAAAGGAGAGGCGGGAAGCGGTCGCCGTTTCGGAGCAACGGTAGCGGATGTGAGCATAAACAGCACCACATATACACCTGAACTGTTTTGGAAGTGATGTTTCACCGATCGGGTAATGCGTCTGCCACGGGACCACGCCAGTTCGGAGATGCTCACGGAGATAACCGTCGTCGGCGACGACGATACGGGGATCATCACGGAGGTAACGGCATACCTCTCCGAGCAGGCGGTCAACGTCGAAGAGCTGGACCAGGCGGTTCAGGACGGGATCTTTCGGATGAGCTTGTACGCGGACACGTCCGAGATGACGGTCTCGCAAGCACGCTTACGCGACGACCTCGACGGTCTCGGGGACGACCTCGACGTGGATGTCCAGGTCTGGTTCCCGAACCGTACCGAAACCCGCTCGATCGCGGTCCTCGTCACGAAGGAGAGTCACTGTCTCGAAGCGCTCTTGGAGAAGGCGGGAAACGACGACCTCGGTGCGGAGATCGGGGTCGTCATCGGAAACCACAGCGACCTCGAACCCCTCGCCACCGAACACGGTGTCCCGTTCCACGACATCGGCGACGAGAAGGGGGTTCCGGATGAGGACGAGTTACTGCACCACCTCGATAACTACGACATCGACCTCCTCGCTCTCGCCCGCTACATTCGGATCCTCTCGCCCAAGGTCGTCTTCCGCTACCGAAATCGCATCATCAACGTTCACCCGAGCCTGTTGCCCGCCTTCCCCGGCGCTTCGGCGTACTCCCAGGCGATCGAGAAGGGCGTCCGTATCGCAGGTGTGACGGCGCACTACGTCACGACCGACCTCGACCAGGGACCGATACTCACCCAGCGAGCGTTCAACGTCCCGCACGACCCCACGGAGAGGGAACTCGAAGAACGCGGCCAACCCCTCGAAGTCGAGGCGCTGACCGACGCCATCGAGCTGCACCTCGACCAAGGGGTCTCCGTCCACCGTGGTCGAACGGAACTGCGGAACCCGGAGGAGACCACGACACAGCTCGGCATTCCCGAGCACATCGAGCGTCTCAACCCCGACGGGCCGGTGGACGGTCACGACCGGTACGTCGAGGAGTACGTCGAGAAGAAAGCGAGCGCGGACAGCTAGACCGTCCGCAACGCAACGGTCGTACGCCGATCTGTCTTTCGTTGGGGTCGTTCTCTCAGGTGTAGAGGGGATGTGAGTCGGTCAGGTCGTCGACTCGGTCGCGAGTCGCGCTGATCACGTCCTCGTCGTCGGGAGCGTCGACGACCTCGCTGATGAGGTCCGCCACCTCACGGCAGTCGTCCTCCTCGAAGCCCCGGGTGGTGAGCCCCGGCGTCCCGGCCCGAATACCCGACGGGTCGAACGGGGAGCGGGTTTCCCCGGGAACGGTGTTCGCGTTGAGAACGATACCGGCCGCTTCGAGCGCCGCCTCTACGTCCTTGCCCGTCGTGTTCGGATGGGAGGGGCGCAGATCCACCAGGACGAGGTGGTTGTCGGTCCCACCCGAGACGAGCGAGAGGCCGTGTTCCTGTAACCGGTCGCCGAGCGCTTTCGCGTTCTCGACCACCTGTTCGGCGTACGCCTCGAACGCCGGTTCCAGTGCCTCGCCGAAACCGACGGCCTTTCCGGCGACGTTGTGCATCGCCGGCCCACCCTGCGTCCCGGGGAACACCGCGCTATCGATGGCGTCGGCGTGTTCTTCGCCACACATGACGATCCCACCACGGCCGGCACGGATCGTCTTGTGCGTCGAGCCGGTGACGAAATCGGCGATGCCCACGGGAGAGGAGTGGACGCCGGCGGCGACCAACCCGGTGATGTGGGCGATATCGGCGAGGTGGTACGCCCCGACGGCGTTCGCCGCCGCCTGAACCCGTTCGAATTCGATCTCGCGAGGATATGCGGAGTACCCCGAGACGACGATGTCCGGCTCGACGTGTTCCGCGGTCTCGTGTAGTTCATCGTAGTCGATGTAGCCGGTTTCCGGATTCACCTCGTACTGTTCGACGTCGTATATCTGCCCCGCGAAGTTCGCCGGGTGGCCGTGCGAGAGGTGCCCACCGTGGTTCAGGTCGAGCGAGAGGATCGTGTCTCCCGGCTCCAACACCGCGAGATACACGCTCATGTTCGCCTGCGACCCCGAGTGGGGCTGGACGTTGACGTGGTCGGCCCCCCAGAGTTCTTCCGCGTACTCAATGGCGCGCGCTTCGACCTCGTCGGCGAACTCACAGCCACCGTAGTAGCGCGCACCCGGGTATCCCTCGGCGTACTTGTTCGTGAGCTCGGAGCTCTGTGCCTCCATGACGGCCTCCGAGACGTGATTCTCGGAGGCGATCATCGAGAGGGAGTCGTTCTGTCGCTTCCGTTCTTCCTGCAGCGTGTCCGCGATCGCGGGGTTCGTCTCGCGGACGGTTTCGTAGTTCATGGTCGATTTGAGGCTGGTCGTCGTCTCCCTGCATCGGTTCGTCGGGGTGTCGCGAGGTCTCGTCCGTTCTTTCCGGGATTCATCTCTGCCGCTCCCTGGGTATCTCTGAATGGCGTGGGTACTCCCAGCTGCTTTCGGCACGTATTCGACTCTGAACCGTCTCTCGAAACGGGCGAGCGTGAGGAGAGGACACGCTCACTCCATCCGATTTGAGGCATCGTCCGATTCGGAAGCGTCGCTCGCCGCGATCGCCTCGATCTCCACTCCTGCACCCTTCGGCACGTTGCCCGCCTCGACGGCGCTCCGGGCGGGAGGGGCCTCGGTGAAGAATTCGCTGTACACGCCGTTCATCGCGTCGAACTCGTCGATGTCGTCGAGGAAGATCGTCGTCTTGACGATATCCTCCATACTGAGGCCCTCGGCGGCGAGGACCTCCCGAACGTTCTCGAGGCTTCGACGGGTCTGCTCGCCGACCGGTTCGTCCGCCATGAGTTCTCCATCGGTCGTCAACGGGAGTTGGCCGGAGACGAACACGAGTCCGTTGGCGACGGCCGCCTGGCTG
Encoded proteins:
- a CDS encoding helix-turn-helix domain-containing protein, whose product is MSVIALVHVAHPDLALSPTIRANPETTIRVMPQAATDPETDLFFFFVEQDDGSVESAFESDHTVAEWETIASSESGSVYQLQHTPETILLSPKTFELGGLMREATSDSTGWTLRLQFQNRKDISDLWGFCEESDISFELQRIFRHQPWNSSDLTTLTDPQLETLLTAYEEGYFEEPRQISLEGLAEKLDISPTAVGGRLRRGVAALLETTLIEE
- the folP gene encoding dihydropteroate synthase, which codes for MEYYVARNALERLRRVRPKLGTATTATLLDSLDNPHEGMTAVQIAGSNGKGSTARVLEGILDEAGLDVGLYTSPDLSDLRERIRVRGRKIPKSAVGRFVERVWPHVTEMSVEDDAPTFFETFTALALWYFDRKEVDVAILEVGIGGRYDATSVVDPVAAAVTSVSLEHTDILGDTVEAIARDQVQIAPSDVRLVTGATGSALEAIEAETDTVTVGSEGADVVASETGMVSRTESRVSLVGPDWDVRTPTPLLGGHQAVNAGIAATIARQVGNYLGTTVGESTIESGIRNVHWPGRFEIMRHDPLVVLDGAHNPDATEKLATLLDRFEYDDLYLVFGAMRDKDHRRVCRSLPSTDRAFLAEPAVDRSQGLDTLAGVFRRETDADVVKRDSIRAALDSAIHAAGPDDCVVTTGSLYAVAEARDRWTRTTTPLSTSSTRRARSALRNSDVPTKERDEHVDRLVHRTLRIQVRREEAATLEKVMLSIGGSCAVSGVLDHEQISVVLSGSRSHFRRLVQRLRDRGEGALAAELSGALELDSGVGGDTAGTASGYPWDEETTVMGILNVTPDSFHDGGDYRAVQSAVDRAEGMVAAGAGIVDVGGESTRPGAEPVSAARERDRVLPVIERLDDLNALISIDTRKPPVAEAALEAGADLVNDVTGLEDAAMRRVVADFDVPAVLMHSLSAPVDPDHRYAYDDVVHDVLEALTERVLLAERAGIDRSNLIVDPGLGFGKSRAESFALLDRLDEFRALGTPLMIGHSQKSMFEPAGTDPDDRLMPTVAATALAVDRGVDIVRVHEVAENAAAIATAEDTLRTD
- a CDS encoding methylenetetrahydrofolate reductase, with translation MSVESHSRTAAEVTDELLTGPRFELMPFESFEGQLEHLPEGATIAITTSPQLGLDATVEQAEMAAARGFDVSPHIAARYVRDEDHLTEIARRLTEAGVTDIFVPGGDREEPAGEFDSAYELLTTLSDIEYSFEEVGITGYPEGHDFLSDRVLAEAMEKKAPFATYIVTQLCYDPDAVIEWIEEVRGRGVDLPIEVGIPGVMKYQRLLSISQKVGVGDSVRFLKKTTGIVGFVRQLVGSRGKYTPDDLIEGLTPYATDPEYGIRGVHIYTFNQTSDTESWRWGALSQ
- a CDS encoding Rid family detoxifying hydrolase, whose product is MKRTVNTDDAPAAVGAYSQAAVANGLVFVSGQLPLTTDGELMADEPVGEQTRRSLENVREVLAAEGLSMEDIVKTTIFLDDIDEFDAMNGVYSEFFTEAPPARSAVEAGNVPKGAGVEIEAIAASDASESDDASNRME
- a CDS encoding formyltetrahydrofolate deformylase, translated to MRLPRDHASSEMLTEITVVGDDDTGIITEVTAYLSEQAVNVEELDQAVQDGIFRMSLYADTSEMTVSQARLRDDLDGLGDDLDVDVQVWFPNRTETRSIAVLVTKESHCLEALLEKAGNDDLGAEIGVVIGNHSDLEPLATEHGVPFHDIGDEKGVPDEDELLHHLDNYDIDLLALARYIRILSPKVVFRYRNRIINVHPSLLPAFPGASAYSQAIEKGVRIAGVTAHYVTTDLDQGPILTQRAFNVPHDPTERELEERGQPLEVEALTDAIELHLDQGVSVHRGRTELRNPEETTTQLGIPEHIERLNPDGPVDGHDRYVEEYVEKKASADS
- a CDS encoding glycine cleavage T C-terminal barrel domain-containing protein, which produces MSENQPASREGESHPNHPNVDQSDRTVPRNLRQSGDPGIEMLVSTRVRKSPFFHKSFGEEGAWRATVYNRIYHPRGYVEPEEGGTSVEHDALVNRVTLWDVAVERQIRVKGPDAEAFVNYVITRDATEIDVMAGKYVILCNEDGGVLNDPVLLRPEEDEFWFSISDSTLMQWLQGVNVGEDYDVEIDEIDVAPMQIQGPLSEDVMRELVGDAVSDVPYYGLMAAEVNGCDILISQTGFSGEKGYEIYVTEAMKNADAVWDPVAETVKDHDGMVIAPGHQRRIAAGILSWGQDLDHETSPFQVNLEYQVPDDKDADYVGKEELERQQEMVENGEYPFTQKMVGLKLGGEPIRDYPSDFWLVSDPETGEECGYVTSAWYNPELETNIALAHVPAEKLDGDIREVYDGEIDTEFEVHLPDEYAEAPGEPVFAMVAEVPFKESVNLSAREQAKLSAKQEASE
- a CDS encoding GcvT family protein; its protein translation is MGRDDTVPERAGTVVVGAGCVGCSAAYHLAEQGREDVVVVDQGPLFETGGSTSHAPGLVYQTSGGKMMSHMAAYTRDLYYDLDSYRMSGGIEVAYTEDRWDHLKRKREWGQSYGFDGGELLSPAEIAERVPQIDEEVIHGGYYLPTDGKAHAVDASREMAERARDAGHEFYGNTLVTGIETENGAVEAVVTEDGPIDCDEVLVATNIWGPLFGEMVDTDIPLVPCSHQYLVSEPLEELAGAEREIEQPLLRHQDFSEYFRQHGESYGVGSYNHEPLLVDPADIYGPEKLDDLGLEYPSLREFTAEHFYENTHPDHEKSAYDAARELVPAFDDCDWEKQINGMFCFTPDGMPILGPDEGTEGLWWSLAIWVTQSGGAGSVVAEWMENGVPRLDGDRIDATPAHISRFQPHAGSREFTYGRGAQQYREVYQLIHPREQPTDQRTLRRSPFYDRQDELGAEFYDTNGWEVPQWYETNESLLDEYDVPDRSGWIGRNWSKAQGVEHQAVRDRVAMFDMTTFTGIEVTGEGAMEFLQGLLTNDMDVSVGRMRYAAMLNEDGGILADITAARLDSDRYLLTTGGGNSATIHSRWIRDHAPEDVSVTVHDSSRSGIGVWGPRSRDLLEPLVETDLSNDGFPFYSVRETYLEDIPVTMLRLSYAGELGWEIYTPTEYGARLWDIVWESGQEYDIVPMGWEALDSTSLEKGYRLWGSDVTPEYNPYEANIGFAVDTDTEFIGREAILEAREEGIDQQLVPLTLDETGVVVDSGHPIFDGEEVLGYGCRADYGYTIDAGIVYAYLPTEYAEPGTSVEVSYENERYRATVENEPLFDPDMERMR
- the glyA gene encoding serine hydroxymethyltransferase; translation: MNYETVRETNPAIADTLQEERKRQNDSLSMIASENHVSEAVMEAQSSELTNKYAEGYPGARYYGGCEFADEVEARAIEYAEELWGADHVNVQPHSGSQANMSVYLAVLEPGDTILSLDLNHGGHLSHGHPANFAGQIYDVEQYEVNPETGYIDYDELHETAEHVEPDIVVSGYSAYPREIEFERVQAAANAVGAYHLADIAHITGLVAAGVHSSPVGIADFVTGSTHKTIRAGRGGIVMCGEEHADAIDSAVFPGTQGGPAMHNVAGKAVGFGEALEPAFEAYAEQVVENAKALGDRLQEHGLSLVSGGTDNHLVLVDLRPSHPNTTGKDVEAALEAAGIVLNANTVPGETRSPFDPSGIRAGTPGLTTRGFEEDDCREVADLISEVVDAPDDEDVISATRDRVDDLTDSHPLYT